Within the Camelus dromedarius isolate mCamDro1 chromosome 2, mCamDro1.pat, whole genome shotgun sequence genome, the region GTTGTATGAAAGCACTGATAtaatgtaaagtgcttaaaagaagaaacatataACCTAGGATACTCTTCCCAGCAAggttatcactcagaattgaagAAATAGAGtttctcaaacaaacaaaacctaccaAGAGTTCATCACCAGTAAActggccttacaagaaatgttaaaagttcttatttaagtgaaaaaagaaggccataataagaaaatacatgaaggaaaaaaaatctcactggtaaaggcaaatgtAGAGTAAAGGAAATGGATCAACTACTTTAAAAAGTtagtataaaggttaaaaaagTTGTAAAACCAACTATAAGTACAAGAATTAAGGGATACACAtagagatgtaaaatatgacataaaaacaaaacttttgcaGGGAGAGTAAACATGTAGaacttttagaatgtgtttgacttaaatgactatcagtttaaaataaaaaaaaatatatatatatattttaatatgtacaaATCTTATAGTAACCACAAAAACCAACTACAAGAgataaaaaccaagagaaatgaatccAACAATAACACTAATGAAAGTTATCAAACCATAAGGGAAGTGACTTAAgaacagagaactacaaaaataatcagaaaacaagtaacaaaacaGCAGTAAGTATATACCTATCAACAATCACTTAAAAGTAAATGGACTAAACACTTCAATCAAAAGATATAGGGTGGGTGAatgtataaaaaaataagaactatttatgctgcctataagagattCATTTCAAAGctaaagatacacacacagagaataaaTGGATGGGAAAAGATTCtatacaaatggaaacaaaaagaaagctggggtagcaatactcacatcaaacaaaatagacattaaaataaagtccacaacaaaagacaaaaaggaaattatataatgataaagggtcaATCTATGAAGatttaacatttataaacatatatgcacctaacataggagaaaccaaaatatataaagcaaatattgcagaCATgcaagggagaaattgacagtaatacaATAATTGTAGGGGACTTCAATATCCCACTtatatcaatggatagatcatccagacagaaaatcagtaaggaaacagtggtcttaaatgacacattaggccAGATGGACTTAATAAATAACTAGAGACAATTTcatacaaaaaaaatcagaatctacATTCTTTTAAAGGCACATGGAGCATTCTCCAGGATGGATCTCATGCTAGgctacaaaacaagtctcaataaatttaagattgaaatcatatcaagcatcttttctgactacaacagtatgaaactataaatcaattacaggaataaaactggaaagaacacaaacacatggagactaaacaacaagCTACTGAAAAACCAAAGGGtcatgaagaaatcaaagaggaaattaaaaaatatcttgagacaaatgaaaatagaaacacaatgttcagaacctatgggacacagcacaagcagttctaagaaggaagtttatcaTAATATAAATCtacttcaagaaacaagaaagatctcaaataatgTCATTTTCTACCTAAAGGatatagaaaaaagaacaaacaaagctcAAAGCCAGTAGAAGGAAATAATATTAAGGTCAGAGTAGAAATAAAGGATAAAGAGACCAAAGATTAGAAgtatcaatgaaactaagagctgtttctttgaaaagataaacaaaattgaaaaacatttagcccaactcatcaagaaaaagaggtcccaaataaataaaattagaaaccaaAGAGGAGAAGTTACAGCCAATATCCCAGAAACAATCATAGGAGAGACTATGAAAATTTATAcatcaacaaattggacaacctggaagaaatggataaatcccTAGAAATTTACAATTTTCTAAGACTGATTCAGGgagaagtagaaaatctgaacagactgaatCATACAAGTGAAaatgaatcagtaatcaaaaaacctcaacaaaattccaggaccaaatggctttACAGAataattctaccaaatatttaaaggattAATGATTAACcctctcaaactattccaaaaaactgaagaggagagaaTGCTTCCAGACACATTTTACAAGCCCAACGTTACCCTGatacaaaaccaaacaaaacactacaagaaaagaaaattactggtCAATATTGCGAGTGAACATAGCatcaaaaatcctcaacagaacattagcaaaccaaattaattcaacaatacattaaaaggtaaacaacatggtcctactatatagcacaggaaactatattcaataccttataatggcctataatgaaaaataatatgaaaaggaatatgtatgtgtatgtgtgtgtatgtgtatatatactatacacacacacacacatatatatgaatcactgtgctgtacaccagaaattaacacaacattgtaaagcaactatatttcaataaaaaaaaaaagattcacaaaaaacccaatacattaaaaggatcatatgtCATGATCAAGTGcaatttatcccagggatgcaaggatagttTAATATccataaatcaatcaatataatatacctaataaagtgaaagataaaaatcacatgatcccaaaagatgcagaaaaagcatttgaaaaaaatccaacattcacttataataaaaactctccacattcattcatataataaaaagagaacataCATGCAAATAATAGAAGCCATATATGATAAAACCATGGATAAAATCATACCCAAGGGTGAAAAGTTAAAAGCTTTccctccaagatcaggaacaagaatgcccactcttgccacttctatttaacatagtattagaagtcctagctacagcaatcagataagagagaaaaacaaaaggcaaccaaattggaagggaagaagttaaGCTGTCACTATGTGCACATGACATGAtatcatatatagaaaaccctaaaatctcCACATAcaccaaaaaaactgttagaactaatttaaaaatttagtaaattTGCTGGATACAAAATCagtgtacaaaaatcagttgtgtttctgtacactaataatgaactatcagatagagaaattagaacaatctcatttataatcaaatttttaaaaatacctaggaataaatctaaccaagtaAGTGAAAGATCTGTACTCTAAAaataagacactgataaaagaaattgaaaataatacaaataatgggaaaataccctgtgttcatggactggaaaattaacattgttaaaatgtccatactactcaaagcaatctacagatttaatgcaacccctatcaaaatacccatggcatatttcacagaacaagaacaaataattctaaaattgtaTGGAAACAcgaaagaccccaaatagccaaaacaatcttgagagagaacaaaactggagttaccatgctccctgacttcaaactatactacaaagctatagtaatcaaaacagtatggtaccagcacaaaatcagacacatagatcaatggaacagaatagagcactcagaaataaatgcataCACATACGGTCAGttaatctctgacaaaggagacaaaaatatacaatggggaaagggtagtctcttcaataagtggtgctgggaaaactgaacagctacatattaaaaaaaaaaaaaaactagaataaCTTCTTATAccgtatataaatataaactcaaaatgggttaaagatttaaatttaagacctgaaatcataaaattcatgGAGGTAAACATAGATAGCATGCTCTTTGATATcagtcttaatattttttttggctcagtctcctcaggcaagggcaacagaagcaaaaataaacaaatgggacctaatcaaattttaaagcttttacaCAGGGAAGGAATCCACCAATAAAACTAAAAGGCaacatactgaatgggagaagctATTTGCAAGTAATATAcctgataagggtttaatatccaaaacatataaagaacttacacaattcaaaaaaaaaaaaaaaagccccaaacaacctgatttaaaaatgggcagaagacttgaatagacattcttccaaagaagacatacagatggccaacaggcacatgaaaagatgcttcacatcactaatcatcagggaagtgcaaatttaaaacacaatgagatatcacttcacgcCTGTCAGAAatactgttatcaaaaagacaacactTGTTGGTGGGCAactggagaaaggggaacccttgtgcactgttagtgggaatgtgaattggtgcagccactatggaaaacatgaTGGATGTtgcccccaaaattaaaaacagaactaccataatgatgcagaaattccactcctgggtgtttatctgaagaaaacaaaaacactaattcaaaaagatatatgtaccccaatgttcatagctcatagcaccattatttacaataaccaagatatggaggcaaccatatgtgtccactgacagatgaatggataaatgtgagttacacatacacacaatggaatattactcagctataaaaaggaatgaaatcttgctgtttgtgacaacatggatggacttgtaAGGGTATGATGATTAGTGAAATAAGTAGGCAGAGAATGGCAAATACTGTCTGGTTTCagttatacgtggaatctaaaaaacaaaaacaaatgtatataatgaaacagaaacaggctcacaaaCACCGAGAACAAATCAGTGGTTACCAGATGGGAGAGGGATAGGAGAGGAGCGAAATGGGTAAAGGaggttaagagatacaaactttaccagttataaaataaatgagtcacagagaTGTAATGCATATCACAAGGAATATAGTCAACATTtcataataactttgtatggtatGCAATCTATAACAGTATCTTACCACTGTgttttatacctgaaactaatttaacattgtaagtcaactatatttcaatatttttttatatgtatatttttattgaagtatagttggtttacaatgttgtgtcagtttctggtgtacagcataatgcttcagttatacatgaacatatatattcattttcatattctttttcaccataagttactacaagatactgaatatagtttcctgagatatacagtatgaacttgttgtttacctaatattcagtaaatttaaacattagaaaaaaagaaactcaagggAAGAGAAGGCCAGAAAGGATAGCTAATCTCCACTTTCCCCATATAATGATTCACAGAAAATTTTTGCTTTGCttctaatgaaataaaaaccaaTAATTTTCCTCAGAATTGGATAAATGGTGTCAAaccaattttttcccccttaaactTTTCTTAAACAGTAGGTTATAGATATAGAGATAGGTCAAGGTTTGGGTTTATTCAAGTAAATGAGAGGAAGGAGTGTTAAAAACTGCCCATGCTATGATAGAGGTGTTTATAAAGATTAATGAGCTAATACTACTTAAGGAGACTGAACGTAAAGAGACTAAACAGAAGCAATACTAATTTTTGTTAGTTGAACAATTGTCAAGAATCAGAGGTTGTGACCTGCTAGTAGACAagcatcctttccttctctgatcaTCGAAAGTGCGATGCAGGTCGAAAATCCTGTGTAGAGGATGAGCCATAGAGAAATACAGTAATGTTCATGGATATATTTGCTACTTTCTATTTCATAAATGTTTTCCTTCAACTCATAAACACATTGCAAGAATTACTTCCACTTTATCAACGAGGAACCGATGTACAGAAGTAAAGATGATTGCTTGAGGTAATACAGCCAGTAATATCAGACCTGGGACTCCAGTCTCAGTCTCCTAACTGCAGCAAATGCACTTCCTTTCCTTtatgttcctttctttccctgCAAATCAACCCCCATTCCCTCCTGACCTCTGCCGGCACATGGAACACAGAAAGCCCTCTGGAGCCTACCTTTCATTGTCCATCTCCCTGTCCATGTTTGCTTCAGTAGTGTATTTTCAATATCACACTGATAAGATGAATTTGACCCAGTAATCTTTACTCTACTGTTAATATGAAAAGGATCCAAAGACTCAATTTCTTCCTCACTGCCTTCGGAGATAGGTGCATTATCCACTTCCCATGTGATAATTGGATGGGGATAAACACTTAACACACTGCATATTAAGAAGCTGTTTGTGTTCTTCTTTTCATACTTCATCACAGGTGTGGCAAAAGCTATGGGGGAGAAAGAAGGGCATATGAGGAACTGTCATTAGCTTCTTTTTAGGCCATCTGTGCAGAACACTTATTATTTTAGTATCCATGAAATGAAAAGCCAAGCTTTGTGAGCAAAACTTGGCAGAttcagaaaggaaaatcaaaacaaaaactctgtagAACCTCAAAATATAGTGTGGTTctctacaaggaaaaaaagagcacGCCTGGGTACACAGCAACTAGCAAGTTCAGTTCTCTAGAAAGAATTCTAGAGAAAAATCTAACAGCCTCACTGAGCAACCAAAATGCAGCGTTGAAGTCAATAAACTAGACCTCGTGCAGCACTCTGTACTCTTCACGTACTGACTCAGAGCCGTTTGGACTCTTTGTTTACACATAATTCTTAGATTTCTGAATCGAGGTCTAAAGCAGCTAAATGgaacagagggagaaggaacaaaTGCTGGATAAAACAATGCATTAGAAAATGCCCCTTCCCCTCAGTAAgtaaatgaacagataaataaagtTAATACAGACAGGAGGAAAGCATGTAATCGTAAAATTAATTCcacttagaaaatagaaaaatgtcacTTAAAtcagtaattcaatattttaagtttttatactggcagaaattcttttttttaagtttctcttttaaattttttatttttattttttaagctttgtttgtttgtgggagaggcaattaggtctatttatttttaaatttttttttaaatggaagtactggggattgaacccaggactttgtgcatgctaagcatgtactctaccactgagcaatactcTCCCCCAACAGAAATTCTTGAGATTGGTAATATTAGGTGCTGGTAAGACTGAAGGGGAAAATTCTACACCACGGATAGAAGTAACATATTAAAATCTTATTACTGGTACTTTTATTTCATATCATTTCCCAGTCTTAAATATAAGGATGTTCATCACAACGTTCTTCTTTTTGTCATGGAAAATACTGCAAATACCTCAATACCTACCAGTGAAGGAATGGGAGTATCGATTACAGCGTGTCTATACTATGAGACACCGTGTTTTCAAATAATGAGGTAGACCGGTGCATATTGACTTGGAAGGAAGTCCAAAgcatattaaattaaaaagaaggcaTTTCAGAAAACATGGAATGAAATGATATCGTCCTATTTAATGCAAACTTACATGCACACTTACCTCCCACTTTTAGTACAACTTTGTTTGTGATTTTTCCAGATGATGTTCCCACATAGCATATGTAAATTCCTTCATCCTGAAGGCTTAATCTTTGGAAAGATAGGGAGGCATTCCCTTTGTGAATTTCACCATGGAAGAGGGATGTCCTGTTTACGTATCTGAGATTTTGCTTTTCCAACTGGTCACTGTCTTTGTAGTATGAGTAAACATAGTTATCTTGATTCTTCCAGTGAATTACAACGTTGAGCCCACTCTCAAATAAGCAAGGGAGAATTACGTCTTCATCAAGTCTTCCAATGACTATTTGTTCGCTTCTAGTACTGCTAGCATAACTGAAGGAAGCTAGAGAGAATGCATCTAAAAACAAGAGCAGTTACGAATAGAATTAGTGATGGGTGCTTATCAAGGGTTCTATCAGGATTACTTAGAACTATTCCAGGTCAGCAGCCTGACCATTAACAGATCACATCATCCATCAAGAACCCTTGCTGGTCTAATTACTAGAAACAAGCCATGAAGCTCTGTGTttgaatttttgtaattttaattgaATATCTGTTTGATTCAATGTAACTATGAGAATTGACAACAGACTAAAGCATAGAAACACTAGCTTGCTCTGTAGTTGATCAATGGTCTCATCTCTCCTCTGATCCTGGCCTGCTACAGTTGCTGGAAATTATGTATATTGTATAAATTAAAGATTCCTGTTGGCTTTTATTCCCTGAATACATTTACTTTTAACATCTACTGCAACAATAGCAAATTAGTTTATCCAGCTAGCAAGACCCAGCAGGCcctaaaagaatgaaacaaactTCACTTGGTTGGTTTAGGAAATATTTGGAGCATGTAGAAGACAACGCTGCCTTGAGGAATGTGTTGGGCATGGGCAGACATTAGTCTCAAAAGGGAGTACATGGCCAGGAGGAGTCCAAGAGGGGAAATGAAGTAACTTACTTATTTTGGCTTTAAGACAGCTCTCATGATATCCTATGAGTCAATCAAAATATAGTTAAATATCCTGGATATAAATGTAGAGATCCAATCTacctaatatatatttatatataagtatatattaaaaagcaaacagattCATCACAATTAaggtttttgtaaagaaaatatacTTACCCATTTCATAATCATTGAAGGCAGTATCCAGCTTCTCTGACCAATTCACATTTTAAGTAGATCACGTGCCCTGTCTATGGATTCTATGATATTAGCATTGGAAATGACCTTATCTTAGGGACAGTGGAGTAAACTTCTTTGGACCTTGGCCAAAGCTACCCAAGATGGGAGAACTGGGTGCTTATATGGCCCCGTCAcaaaatcttttttctctgcctcctcctctggggctctttctactctgccatgtCCCACGCCTCTCCCTCAGAGAGATTTGGTTTATTTCTGTACAAAGGGCTAGAGGAATATGGTATTATGCTGAGAGAAAGACATGGAAAGATGGGAAGGAAAAGGAGTGGTTTTGTTGACCTCTCCAGTTGCTCTACTAAACACTTCTAATATTTCATCAGATAATTAAAAATGCCTGTCATAGGACCTATAATGCCTTCTGTAAGTGTCAAGAAAGTACCAggcttacatttaaaaaaaattaaccaaactTGCCTTTCTAGTGAGTTTATATCTGGTGGCAGATAACAGATGAGAAAGAGTCTTAATCAGAGTAGACAAAAGAAAACGTGATTTTCAATCTGCATGCAAACTTCCAGTCTGCTTACTGTTTCGAATTAATTGATCTCTCAGAAAAATTGATACAGCTATGACCACAAAGGAAACAGCCACTTTGTATTTTGTGTTCATGTTCCCAGCTAATGATACAGACAACTAACACTTGGGTGTGTCATAAAGGAACTTACCCTGAGATCCACATAGAGATGGTGTAAGAATGAAGAAGAAGGACACCACTGCCTGTGCCTTCATGTCTTGTGGAGGTCGTATTAGTTCTACTATCAAAGAGAAGCAAAATATGCAAGTTATAGATGTTAAGTGCAAGCAGgaattggaaaagaaagaatgaacacaTCTGACTATAGGAGATTCATTAAATGAACTACAGTACATCCACACAAATAATTCTGCGACTATTAAAGATGACATTGTAAAAGACGGTTCAGTGGCATGGAAGAAAGTTCTGAatataacaggagaaaaatcagattACAATGCAACTTTTAAACAACATAGTCCCTTTGTAAAAGCACAC harbors:
- the HHLA2 gene encoding HERV-H LTR-associating protein 2 is translated as MKAQAVVSFFFILTPSLCGSQASFSYASSTRSEQIVIGRLDEDVILPCLFESGLNVVIHWKNQDNYVYSYYKDSDQLEKQNLRYVNRTSLFHGEIHKGNASLSFQRLSLQDEGIYICYVGTSSGKITNKVVLKVGAFATPVMKYEKKNTNSFLICSVLSVYPHPIITWEVDNAPISEGSEEEIESLDPFHINSRVKITGSNSSYQCDIENTLLKQTWTGRWTMKDGLCKTHSENVLLSCEPANSSFLPSQDFTVTWSRVESGTSSVLAYFLNSSQKTVINEPRLSRNKLLINQHDFSLTLKDLSPSDSGEYLCNISSSRYTLLTVQTLHVGKLQGRLDDRFQA